The following are encoded together in the Daucus carota subsp. sativus chromosome 5, DH1 v3.0, whole genome shotgun sequence genome:
- the LOC108220611 gene encoding wall-associated receptor kinase 2, translating to MKTEMRLVFVLLVCAGVLEAATIDNSTSHTIMNVQDIAKPGCQSQCGDLKVPYPFGIQPEGNEGPRCFRDFGFDIICNTSTNPPKALIRSWKNIEIFDISDNELRVSNNVAEKCYNQSGLVYRESRGSTEVDGTPYSYSSANLFTVVGCDDDADFVADAGLRKGCGTTCRNAEEVDKDGCFGTGCCQVSFNIYNFFNILLKSYDNHLNVSAFNPCSYAFLGERNKFNYSLLSDLKDPNLKSKIEDTVPLVLDWVIDRPKNCSVAAQDPDTFACKHAYSYCVDTDVRSGGYRCSCEPGYEGNPYLSPGCKDIDECADPTKNDCVKKCKNVAGSYTCSCPGDHDGDGRKNGSGCVAKSSKFPLLKFILGMSFGFISLIAVASWIYFVMKKRKYTQSREKFFQQNGGLLLNQKNTSKEGVTIESSKLFTDEELKKATNNYASDRILGQGGYGIVYKGILPDQRVVAIKRSKIIDQSQIEQFINEMVILTQVNHRNVVKLMGCCLECEVPLLVYEFVSNGTLLEHVHGRDGGMPWLSWENRLRIAAESSGALAYLHSAASIPVIHRDVKLANILLDDNHVAKISDFGASRLVPLDQTQVTTLVQGTLGYLDPEYFHSGQLTDKSDVYSFGVVLAELLTGRKPISMDRSPEERNLATYFITSVNEKRLFLILEPRLVKEVAVEQLETAAQLVKRCLSLNSKDRPTMKEVSMEIERLRKSTKHPWTNQHASEETTSLIGHTEIQYSDLYEIQLSSYSNNGSESEQYNSSTISLLRPSSIPR from the exons ATGAAAACCGAAATGCGGTTGGTTTTTGTCTTGCTTGTTTGTGCTGGAGTGCTAGAAGCGGCCACCATTGATAACAGCACGAGTCACACAATCATGAATGTCCAAGACATTGCAAAGCCGGGATGTCAAAGTCAATGCGGAGATCTCAAAGTACCCTATCCCTTTGGCATCCAACCAGAAGGGAACGAAGGTCCCAGATGTTTCAGAGATTTCGGGTTTGATATTATCTGCAACACTTCTACTAATCCTCCCAAGGCCTTGATAAGATCCTGGAAGAACATCGAGATTTTTGATATATCAGACAACGAGCTCCGCGTCAGTAATAACGTGGCTGAGAAGTGCTATAATCAGTCTGGCTTGGTTTACAGAGAGTCCCGTGGATCAACTGAAGTGGACGGAACTCCATACTCATATTCGAGTGCCAATTTGTTCACCGTTGTTGGTTGTGATGATGATGCGGATTTTGTAGCAGACGCTGGTCTGCGTAAAGGATGTGGTACTACATGTAGGAATGCGGAGGAAGTTGATAAAGATGGATGTTTCGGCACAGGCTGTTGCCAAGTATCTTTCAATATTTACAATTTCTTCAACATCTTGCTCAAAAGCTATGACAACCATTTAAATGTCTCGGCTTTTAACCCTTGCAGCTATGCGTTTTTGGGGGAAAGAAACAAGTTCAATTATAGTCTTCTTTCAGATCTTAAAGATCCAAACTTGAAGAGTAAGATCGAGGATACTGTCCCTTTAGTACTCGACTGGGTGATCGACAGACCTAAAAATTGTTCTGTAGCAGCTCAAGACCCTGATACTTTTGCTTGCAAACACGCGTATAGCTACTGCGTTGATACAGATGTGAGATCAGGTGGCTACCGTTGCAGTTGTGAACCGGGTTATGAGGGTAATCCATATCTCAGCCCGGGATGTAAAG ATATTGATGAATGTGCAGATCCGACCAAGAATGATTGTGTGAAAAAATGCAAAAATGTTGCAGGGAGTTACACATGTTCTTGTCCAGGTGATCATGACGGCGATGGCAGGAAAAATGGCAGTGGTTGCGTTGCTAAAAGCTCCAAGTTTCCCCTGCTCAAGTTCATCCTAG GTATGTCATTCGGTTTCATATCCTTAATCGCTGTTGCTAGTTGGATATACTTTGTGATGAAGAAACGAAAATACACTCAATCAAGAGAGAAGTTTTTCCAGCAAAACGGAGGTCTTCTGTTAAACCAAAAAAATACGTCAAAGGAGGGTGTTACCATTGAGTCATCAAAACTTTTCACTGATGAAGAACTGAAGAAAGCAACAAATAATTATGCCTCTGACAGGATCCTTGGACAGGGGGGTTATGGTATAGTGTACAAAGGAATTCTACCAGATCAACGCGTAGTTGCAATTAAAAGGTCTAAAATAATCGATCAGAGTCAGATAGAGCAATTTATCAACGAGATGGTGATCCTTACACAAGTTAACCACAGAAATGTTGTTAAACTTATGGGGTGTTGTTTAGAGTGTGAAGTACCTTTGTTGGTTTACGAGTTTGTCTCAAATGGTACCTTATTGGAACATGTCCATGGCAGAGATGGTGGCATGCCATGGCTGTCTTGGGAAAACAGGCTAAGGATTGCTGCTGAATCATCTGGCGCTCTTGCATACCTTCACTCTGCAGCTTCCATACCCGTCATCCATAGAGATGTCAAGTTAGCCAACATATTACTCGATGATAATCATGTGGCTAAAATTTCGGATTTTGGAGCATCAAGGCTTGTACCTTTAGATCAAACTCAAGTGACAACATTAGTCCAGGGGACCTTGGGGTACTTGGACCCTGAATACTTTCACTCAGGCCAGTTGACAGATAAAAGTGATGTTTATAGTTTTGGAGTGGTCCTTGCGGAGCTGTTAACAGGGAGAAAACCAATATCTATGGACAGATCCCCTGAAGAAAGGAACCTAGCTACATATTTCATTACCTCTGTAAATGAAAAACGGCTTTTTCTAATCCTGGAGCCTCGATTAGTGAAGGAAGTGGCAGTCGAGCAACTTGAAACAGCTGCTCAACTTGTGAAGAGGTGCCTAAGCCTTAATAGTAAAGACAGGCCAACAATGAAGGAAGTTTCAATGGAAATAGAAagattgagaaaatctactaaACATCCATGGACTAATCAGCATGCCAGTGAAGAGACCACCAGTTTAATTGGTCATACTGAGATTCAGTATTCGGATCTATATGAAATTCAGTTAAGTTCTTACAGTAATAATGGGAGTGAATCGGAACAATATAACTCAAGTACAATCAGTTTGTTGCGCCCATCAAGCATCCCTCGTTAA